One window of Pyxicephalus adspersus unplaced genomic scaffold, UCB_Pads_2.0 Sca1355, whole genome shotgun sequence genomic DNA carries:
- the LOC140321209 gene encoding serine/threonine-protein kinase SMG1-like: MSLQITENEGNGENDTVDVIWRQLLTSCPWLGEIDETASEGLIKLWRKVVDRIFSLYKLSCSAYFTFLKLNAGRVSPDEDDPRLQLNTPYKQSTDDAIVMATLRLLRLLVKHAGELRQYLEQGLETTPTAPWRGIIPQLFSRLNHPEVYVRQSICNLLCRVAHDSPHLILYPAIVGSISLSNESQSSGTKLSSAIPTLLGNMQDDELIGEECDDGSPPASQESNREEMKNILNEDQAMMQDCYSKIVDKLSCANPTMVLQVQMLVAELRRVTVLWDELWLGVLLQQHMYVLRRIQQLEDEVKRVQNNNTLRKYVVAFLFKSILCASV; encoded by the exons ATGTCACTTCAGATTACAGAGAACGAAGGCAACGGTGAAAATGATACCGTAGACGTGATTTGGAGGCAGCTTTTGACCAGTTGTCCATGGTTAGGAGAAATTGATGAAACAGCCTCTGAAGGTCTCATCAAACTTTGGAGGAAAGTTGTGGATCGGATTTTCAGCCTGTATAAATTATCCTGCAGTGCATATTTCACATTCTTGAAGCTGAATGCTGGAAGG GTTTCCCCAGATGAAGATGACCCTCGTCTGCAGTTAAATACTCCTTACAAGCAAAGCACAGATGATGCTATAGTAATGGCAACACTTCGACTTCTCAGACTGCTGGTTAAACATGCTGGAGAGCTTAGACAGTACTTGGAGCAAGGGCTGGAGACAACGCCAACTGCTCCCTGGAGAG GTATAATACCTCAACTCTTTTCACGTCTCAACCATCCTGAGGTATATGTTCGTCAAAGTATTTGCAATCTACTGTGTCGTGTAGCACATGACTCTCCTCATCTCATCCTCTACCCGGCAATTGTGGGAAGTATTTCACTGAGTAACGAATCCCAGTCTTCAG GAACCAAGTTGTCATCTGCCATTCCCACTTTACTGGGTAACATGCAGGACGATGAGCTAATAGGTGAGGAATGTGATGATGGAAGTCCACCAGCTTCACAAGAAAGCAATAGAgaggaaatgaaaaatattttgaatgaagACCAAGCCATGATGCAAGATTGTTACAGCAAAATAGTTGACAAGCTGTCTTGTGCCAACCCTACCATGGTCCTGcag GTTCAAATGCTGGTAGCTGAACTAAGAAGAGTTACTGTGCTTTGGGATGAACTCTGGTTGGGTGTCTTGCTACAGCAACACATGTATGTTCTCCGACGAATTCAGCAGCTGGAGGATGAAGTCAAAAGGGTGCAGAACAATAATACACTGAGAAAGTATgtagttgcttttttatttaaaagcatacTTTGTGCTTCTGTCTAG